In Deltaproteobacteria bacterium, a single window of DNA contains:
- a CDS encoding carotenoid 1,2-hydratase yields the protein MLNDEGRIGKAKFGTRLRCLVVLCSGDFEGCHSKERSDEESHAGRADTRFLACTALRLGTTTPQRAVDQVLVCLLAVVCWLLSFAHGLAAEQRWKEAVPGYEFSFPRDHAAHPDYRIEWWYYTGNLETADGRRFGYQLTFFRTGIASDPANPSRWTVRDLYMAHFAISDFKDQRFYAFEKLNRAGVGWAGAEATHYRVWNEGWEARLEGDQHVLSAAEGNVQLAVTLTPEKIPVIHGENGVSQKGAAAGNASHYYSLTRLRTAGTLTVNGEALTVSGLSWMDHEFGTSFLEPEQVGWDWFSLQLNDGRELMLFQIRRADGSTDPHSSGTLIDPDGHATRLAREDFTLTPSQPWRSAVSGASYPMTWKVTAPAHGLHLLVRAAFPGQELQTTASTGVIYWEGSIVVSGGDAAQGIVGRGYVEMTGYIGKRMGAVFAP from the coding sequence ATGCTGAATGATGAAGGCAGAATTGGGAAGGCAAAGTTTGGCACTAGGCTGCGGTGTCTGGTAGTACTTTGTTCAGGAGATTTTGAGGGATGTCATTCCAAGGAGCGGAGCGACGAGGAATCTCACGCTGGCAGGGCCGACACGAGATTCCTCGCCTGCACTGCATTGCGGCTCGGAACGACAACCCCTCAGAGGGCCGTGGACCAAGTACTAGTTTGTTTGCTGGCGGTTGTCTGTTGGCTGTTGTCGTTTGCGCATGGGCTCGCAGCCGAGCAACGTTGGAAGGAAGCGGTCCCGGGTTACGAATTCTCTTTTCCCCGCGATCATGCCGCGCATCCGGACTATCGGATCGAGTGGTGGTACTACACCGGCAACCTGGAAACCGCCGACGGCAGGCGGTTCGGCTATCAGCTGACTTTCTTTCGCACCGGTATCGCGTCCGATCCAGCCAACCCTTCGCGCTGGACCGTGCGGGATTTATACATGGCGCATTTCGCAATTTCCGATTTCAAGGACCAGCGGTTCTACGCTTTCGAGAAGCTTAATCGCGCCGGGGTCGGGTGGGCTGGGGCCGAAGCGACGCACTATCGGGTGTGGAACGAAGGCTGGGAGGCTCGGCTAGAAGGGGACCAACACGTCCTGTCTGCAGCCGAAGGGAACGTGCAACTGGCAGTAACGCTCACGCCAGAGAAAATTCCTGTCATTCATGGGGAGAACGGTGTCAGCCAGAAAGGTGCTGCAGCAGGGAATGCCTCCCACTACTATTCGCTGACACGGCTACGCACTGCTGGCACGCTGACCGTGAATGGCGAAGCATTGACTGTCTCTGGACTGAGCTGGATGGACCATGAATTCGGCACCAGCTTTTTAGAGCCTGAGCAGGTGGGGTGGGATTGGTTTTCGCTCCAACTGAATGATGGGCGCGAATTGATGCTCTTTCAGATTCGCCGTGCCGACGGGTCTACCGACCCTCATTCGAGCGGGACGCTTATCGACCCGGACGGTCATGCTACACGATTAGCGCGCGAGGATTTTACCCTGACGCCGAGTCAGCCGTGGCGCTCGGCGGTGAGCGGGGCTTCGTATCCGATGACGTGGAAAGTGACGGCCCCAGCGCATGGCTTGCACTTACTGGTGCGGGCCGCGTTTCCAGGGCAGGAGCTACAAACCACGGCCAGCACTGGGGTGATTTACTGGGAGGGCAGTATCGTCGTCTCCGGGGGCGATGCCGCTCAGGGGATTGTCGGGCGTGGCTATGTGGAGATGACCGGTTACATCGGCAAAAGGATGGGCGCGGTTTTCGCACCGTGA